The [Pseudomonas] carboxydohydrogena genome includes a window with the following:
- a CDS encoding OsmC family protein, with protein MKVKTFGSATWSGGIKDGQGAISTKSGALTNYPYGLGSRYEGKPGSSPEELLGAAHAACFTMNLSRLLTEAGFRAERMDTSADVTLEIAGDSFTITLVHLTFKGAVPGIDQQTFDGLIARAKSGCPVSKLFNCTITLDASLVS; from the coding sequence ATGAAAGTGAAAACATTCGGCTCCGCGACATGGAGCGGTGGCATCAAAGACGGGCAGGGCGCCATTTCCACCAAGAGCGGCGCCCTGACCAACTATCCCTACGGCTTGGGCAGCCGCTACGAAGGCAAGCCCGGAAGTAGCCCGGAAGAATTGCTGGGCGCGGCGCACGCGGCATGTTTCACGATGAACCTGTCGCGGCTTTTGACCGAGGCCGGGTTCAGGGCGGAAAGGATGGATACGAGCGCGGATGTCACGCTGGAGATCGCGGGCGACAGTTTCACCATCACCCTGGTGCATCTGACATTCAAGGGTGCCGTTCCCGGTATCGACCAGCAAACCTTCGACGGATTGATCGCAAGGGCCAAATCCGGCTGCCCGGTGTCGAAGCTGTTCAATTGCACGATCACGCTCGACGCAAGTCTGGTGTCCTGA
- a CDS encoding MFS transporter — protein MSTAEVLNPAVPKEGSSIKHIVTASVLGTTVEWYDFLIYGTAAALVFNKLFFPNYDPLVGTLAAFGSYAVGFVARPLGGAVFGHFGDKLGRKAMLTLTMIIMGAGTFLIGCLPTYDQVGILAPILLLILRMAQGIGIGGEWGGATLMVIESGDRHRRGFLGSLVQVGFPLGMVCATLVFLLVSKLPDDQFMSWGWRLPFWLSAILVAVGLFVRMRLVETPKFAKVQEQGEVVNAPLLDVLTKDFKNFIVAVGLKISEVAWVYVLIGFLVYYATSHLHLSKTVILDAVLYAAMLELVTLPLFGLLSDYVGRKPLYIAGTILSMIAAFPLFTFVETKDPTTIAIAIAIIMSITHGLMFSPQAAFIPELFGTKVRYSGASLGVQVSAAISGGFAPMIATGLLAYYGSTHAISWYLIALGAITLIATLVSRETAFEDL, from the coding sequence ATGTCGACAGCAGAGGTTCTAAACCCCGCTGTGCCCAAGGAGGGGTCCAGCATCAAGCACATCGTCACGGCGAGCGTGCTCGGCACCACGGTCGAGTGGTACGATTTCCTGATCTATGGCACCGCGGCGGCGCTGGTGTTCAACAAGCTGTTCTTTCCGAACTACGATCCGCTCGTCGGCACGCTCGCCGCATTCGGCTCCTACGCGGTGGGTTTCGTGGCGCGTCCGCTGGGCGGCGCGGTGTTCGGCCATTTCGGCGACAAGCTCGGCCGCAAGGCGATGCTGACGCTGACCATGATTATCATGGGTGCGGGCACGTTCCTGATCGGATGTCTGCCGACATACGATCAAGTCGGCATTCTTGCCCCGATCCTGCTGTTGATCCTGCGTATGGCGCAGGGCATCGGCATCGGCGGCGAATGGGGTGGCGCGACCCTGATGGTGATTGAAAGCGGCGACCGGCACCGCCGTGGCTTCCTCGGCAGCCTCGTGCAGGTCGGCTTTCCGCTCGGCATGGTGTGCGCGACGCTGGTCTTCCTTCTGGTCTCCAAGTTGCCTGACGACCAGTTCATGAGCTGGGGCTGGCGGCTTCCGTTCTGGCTCAGCGCGATTCTCGTCGCCGTCGGCCTGTTCGTGCGCATGCGGCTCGTCGAGACGCCGAAGTTCGCCAAAGTCCAGGAGCAGGGCGAGGTGGTCAATGCGCCGCTTCTCGACGTGCTCACCAAGGACTTCAAGAATTTCATCGTCGCCGTGGGCCTCAAGATCTCGGAAGTGGCGTGGGTGTATGTGCTGATCGGCTTCCTGGTCTATTATGCGACATCGCATCTTCACCTCTCGAAGACGGTCATTCTCGACGCGGTGCTTTACGCAGCGATGCTCGAACTGGTGACGCTGCCGCTGTTCGGGTTGTTGTCGGATTATGTGGGCCGCAAGCCGCTTTATATCGCAGGGACCATCCTTTCGATGATCGCGGCGTTCCCGCTGTTCACCTTCGTCGAGACCAAGGACCCGACGACGATCGCGATCGCGATTGCGATCATCATGAGCATCACCCACGGGCTGATGTTCAGTCCGCAGGCTGCTTTCATCCCCGAACTGTTTGGCACCAAGGTGCGTTACAGCGGCGCGTCGCTCGGCGTGCAGGTGTCGGCGGCGATCAGCGGCGGTTTCGCTCCGATGATTGCGACGGGCCTGCTGGCTTACTACGGCTCCACCCATGCGATCTCCTGGTACCTCATCGCTCTCGGCGCCATCACGCTGATCGCGACGCTGGTCTCGCGGGAAACTGCCTTCGAGGACCTGTAA
- a CDS encoding DJ-1/PfpI family protein — MPNTTFIIHAYDDVEPIDIGATFGVLSMAKRVDPGIGMILVANKAGPVRLSNGLEIIAPYSVANCPAGDVLMILGGAAWPQVSKDEQTLDFIRSFARKGIVASVCTGALILAGAGLLDGKNATTRRFAPAGTETPLALMSKLYPGVKGTEARFVDSGAVVTGGGVVLAVDTTLHLIARLRGADVAKEVARIIEYPWSGNDGAFSEATGALKTAAA, encoded by the coding sequence ATGCCAAACACCACCTTCATCATCCACGCCTATGATGATGTTGAACCGATCGACATCGGAGCAACATTCGGCGTTCTTTCAATGGCCAAGCGCGTCGATCCAGGCATCGGGATGATCCTGGTGGCCAACAAGGCCGGGCCGGTCCGGCTCTCCAATGGACTTGAGATCATCGCCCCCTACAGCGTGGCGAATTGTCCCGCCGGTGACGTGTTGATGATTCTCGGCGGGGCCGCATGGCCCCAGGTCAGCAAGGACGAGCAGACCCTCGACTTCATTCGCTCGTTCGCGCGCAAGGGCATCGTGGCGTCAGTTTGCACTGGGGCGCTTATACTTGCGGGCGCCGGCCTGCTCGACGGCAAGAACGCGACCACGCGCCGTTTCGCGCCCGCCGGCACCGAGACGCCGCTCGCGCTGATGAGCAAACTTTATCCCGGCGTGAAAGGCACCGAAGCGCGGTTCGTCGATTCCGGCGCGGTCGTCACCGGCGGCGGCGTCGTTCTGGCAGTCGATACGACATTGCACCTGATTGCGCGGTTGCGCGGCGCGGACGTCGCGAAAGAGGTTGCGCGCATCATCGAATACCCATGGAGCGGCAATGACGGGGCGTTTTCCGAAGCCACCGGCGCGCTCAAAACCGCGGCCGCATAA
- a CDS encoding cupin domain-containing protein, protein MDPRFVTKEPTPGGSVYVKVTDMDWKPSQFEGIQIKVLYEKPETGELTCLLKWEPGTTLPFHQHPELEQSYVLEGSFYDHDGICRAGNFVWRQPGSYHETKSDEGCIILAVYRKPNKFGEKAGFGVEKEGALAS, encoded by the coding sequence ATGGACCCACGCTTCGTCACCAAGGAACCCACCCCGGGCGGTTCGGTCTATGTGAAAGTCACCGACATGGACTGGAAGCCTTCCCAGTTCGAAGGCATCCAGATCAAGGTGCTGTACGAAAAGCCGGAAACCGGCGAACTGACCTGCCTTTTGAAGTGGGAGCCGGGCACCACGCTGCCCTTCCACCAGCATCCCGAACTCGAGCAGAGCTATGTGCTCGAAGGTTCGTTCTATGATCATGACGGCATCTGCCGCGCGGGCAATTTCGTCTGGCGCCAGCCGGGCTCCTATCACGAGACCAAGAGCGACGAAGGCTGCATCATTCTCGCCGTCTACCGCAAGCCGAACAAGTTCGGCGAGAAGGCGGGCTTCGGCGTCGAGAAGGAAGGCGCTCTCGCAAGCTGA
- a CDS encoding helix-turn-helix domain-containing protein, whose amino-acid sequence MTTTDILETGFKSEQEIDTLGRRIRQLRKMQERTLDSLAQEVGLTKGYLSKVETGRQTPPLGTLSKLAKALGTDLAGLVENGAAERAEPGYEGVSVVRADERRNVVRGATSFGYDYQSLVQNAAGKHMSPFLFTFPSQILKEVFFEHGGEEMIFVLSGVVEFEVGNETFELMPGDCIYFDPRQRHRGRGKSGEAKALVVLYEPKNRS is encoded by the coding sequence ATGACAACGACCGACATCTTGGAAACCGGCTTTAAAAGCGAGCAGGAAATCGACACGCTCGGACGGCGGATCAGGCAACTGCGCAAGATGCAGGAGCGCACGCTGGATTCGCTGGCCCAGGAGGTCGGGCTCACCAAGGGGTATCTTTCCAAGGTCGAGACCGGCCGTCAGACGCCGCCTCTTGGAACTCTCTCGAAGCTCGCCAAGGCGCTGGGTACCGATCTCGCGGGGCTTGTCGAAAACGGAGCCGCCGAGCGCGCCGAGCCGGGCTATGAAGGTGTTTCCGTGGTGCGCGCCGATGAGCGGCGCAACGTCGTGCGCGGCGCCACGTCGTTCGGCTACGATTACCAGTCGCTGGTCCAGAACGCCGCCGGCAAACACATGTCGCCGTTTCTGTTTACCTTCCCCTCGCAGATCCTCAAGGAAGTGTTCTTCGAGCATGGCGGCGAGGAGATGATCTTCGTGCTCAGCGGCGTCGTGGAATTCGAGGTCGGCAACGAAACCTTCGAGTTGATGCCGGGCGATTGCATCTATTTCGATCCCCGCCAGCGGCATCGCGGGCGCGGCAAGTCCGGCGAAGCCAAAGCGCTCGTCGTGTTATACGAGCCCAAAAACCGCAGCTAA
- a CDS encoding flavin reductase family protein translates to MQRQYKIARKVNETPNTISVFLIADGALDRFQAGQHLAFDIPGVGERPYVLSAFSPDPKIYRITVVHTDAADAARAASYWTDHAEKGGLIRATGPQGSFHLTAELDRPIVILSKDIGEAAVTAMAEELAVRASRHHAVFLHATFNSSTFALKGKLGSLQADLPNSVWKVWFSNPRQIDRPGKEYDLNGDMTLGACEEFFPHEEFDAYICGPREFVAATEAALRASDSTCREIYTQEMGVTLAPPAEIANEKELPTLHPQSVTFTTSGIAATWTPEKGTLLEFAESLGINAPFNCRTGMCGMCARKVTAGEVMKIRETSAKTRESCQLMCSTIPMSKVEIEL, encoded by the coding sequence ATGCAGCGGCAATACAAAATCGCCCGTAAGGTCAATGAAACCCCGAACACGATCTCCGTATTCCTGATCGCGGACGGAGCACTGGATCGCTTTCAGGCCGGGCAGCATCTTGCTTTCGATATTCCGGGCGTCGGCGAGCGCCCCTATGTGTTGTCGGCCTTTTCTCCCGACCCGAAAATCTATCGCATCACGGTCGTCCACACCGACGCGGCGGATGCGGCGAGAGCAGCTTCCTACTGGACCGACCATGCGGAAAAAGGCGGCCTCATCCGCGCGACAGGGCCGCAGGGATCGTTTCACCTCACCGCCGAGCTCGATCGGCCCATCGTCATTCTCAGCAAGGACATCGGCGAAGCCGCCGTCACCGCGATGGCGGAAGAACTGGCGGTGCGGGCCTCACGGCATCACGCCGTGTTCCTGCACGCGACGTTCAACAGCTCGACATTCGCCCTCAAAGGCAAACTGGGATCGCTGCAAGCCGATCTGCCGAACAGCGTCTGGAAAGTCTGGTTCAGCAATCCGCGCCAGATCGACCGGCCGGGCAAGGAATACGACCTCAACGGCGACATGACCCTTGGCGCGTGCGAAGAATTCTTTCCGCACGAGGAATTCGACGCCTACATCTGCGGCCCGCGGGAATTCGTCGCCGCAACCGAAGCCGCGCTGCGTGCAAGCGACTCCACATGCCGCGAGATCTACACACAGGAGATGGGTGTTACGCTCGCGCCACCGGCGGAGATCGCGAACGAAAAAGAGTTGCCGACGCTCCATCCGCAATCGGTGACGTTCACCACCTCGGGCATCGCGGCGACATGGACTCCCGAGAAAGGCACGCTGCTGGAATTCGCCGAAAGCCTCGGGATCAACGCGCCTTTCAACTGCCGCACCGGAATGTGCGGCATGTGCGCGCGCAAGGTGACGGCGGGCGAGGTCATGAAAATCCGCGAGACCTCGGCGAAAACGCGCGAGAGCTGCCAGCTGATGTGCTCGACCATCCCGATGAGCAAGGTCGAGATCGAACTGTAG
- a CDS encoding aldolase → MNVDVKSLRAKEYFDDRATKEMAEYLKGAQRSPKEKLAYACRILAMTEQEAGLAGQISLRSERPDAYWTLRFGLGFDEATPDDFIEVDRDLNTLTGHGMPNPATRFHLWVYEARPDVQSMIHTHSPWASALAAARQPLVISQMDMTPLHEDCAFLGDWPGVPIADQEGVLISEALGSMRAIILAHHGYLTAGCSIEEATYLSVYLERAARMQIRARVFGPLTPVDPVLAREAHDYLLKPSIVNATFDYWCRQTHHANLAPVA, encoded by the coding sequence ATGAACGTGGACGTGAAGAGCTTGCGCGCCAAGGAATATTTCGACGATCGCGCGACAAAGGAAATGGCGGAGTATCTTAAAGGCGCACAGCGCAGCCCGAAGGAAAAGCTCGCTTATGCCTGCCGCATTCTGGCGATGACCGAACAGGAGGCGGGCCTCGCGGGCCAGATCAGCCTGCGCTCGGAGCGGCCGGATGCCTACTGGACGCTTCGCTTCGGCCTCGGCTTCGATGAGGCCACGCCTGATGACTTCATCGAGGTCGACCGCGACCTGAACACGCTGACCGGCCACGGCATGCCCAACCCGGCGACCCGCTTTCACCTCTGGGTGTATGAGGCGCGGCCCGACGTGCAATCCATGATCCATACGCATTCGCCATGGGCCTCGGCGCTGGCGGCGGCGCGTCAGCCGCTGGTGATCTCGCAGATGGACATGACGCCGCTGCATGAGGATTGCGCATTCCTCGGCGACTGGCCGGGTGTGCCGATCGCCGATCAGGAGGGCGTGCTGATTTCCGAGGCGCTCGGCTCCATGCGCGCCATCATCCTCGCCCATCACGGTTACCTCACGGCGGGCTGTTCGATCGAGGAAGCGACCTATCTGTCGGTCTATCTGGAGCGTGCCGCGCGCATGCAGATCCGCGCCCGCGTGTTCGGCCCGCTGACGCCGGTCGATCCTGTGCTCGCCAGGGAAGCGCACGACTATCTGCTGAAGCCGTCAATCGTGAACGCCACGTTCGATTACTGGTGCCGCCAGACGCACCACGCCAATCTGGCGCCGGTGGCGTGA
- a CDS encoding LysR family transcriptional regulator, with translation MESLDRQLRYFVRIAETKSLSRAADGLDLTQSAISRQLASLEAYVGNALFVRTGRGVELTDCGRRLLAAARPAYAAIDEALEDIRDKEGLSRGTIRVATVHTLSYYFTADVLAQFVGRHEQVNLSLMGRSSPDVVALVESGRADLGFVYDVAVNSADLAVTPLFDDEMCLIAPKSCRLSVPVDLNEADIKLVGFPPHYALHKMLRVAVKKPQIVAEAETVDAMLQLVASGVGACVLPSRIPDRVLAEHDLVKTAIASPVLRRRIVAITRTDRPPSPLVQELLELATAAAR, from the coding sequence ATGGAGAGCCTGGATCGTCAGCTTCGTTATTTCGTCAGGATCGCGGAGACGAAATCGCTGTCGCGCGCGGCCGACGGTCTCGATCTGACCCAGTCGGCGATCAGCCGCCAGCTCGCCTCGCTGGAAGCGTATGTGGGGAATGCCCTGTTCGTCCGGACGGGCCGTGGCGTCGAACTGACCGATTGCGGCCGCAGGCTGCTGGCGGCGGCGAGACCCGCTTACGCCGCGATCGACGAGGCGCTGGAGGACATCCGCGACAAGGAAGGTCTGTCGCGCGGCACCATCCGGGTCGCGACGGTGCATACGCTCAGTTACTATTTCACCGCCGATGTGCTGGCGCAGTTCGTTGGCCGGCATGAGCAGGTCAATCTTTCGCTGATGGGCCGCAGTTCGCCGGATGTGGTCGCACTGGTGGAGAGCGGCCGGGCCGATCTCGGCTTTGTCTACGATGTTGCGGTCAATTCCGCCGATCTCGCGGTGACGCCGCTGTTCGACGATGAGATGTGCCTGATCGCTCCGAAATCGTGCCGGCTCTCGGTGCCGGTCGATTTGAACGAAGCGGACATCAAGCTGGTCGGCTTTCCGCCGCACTATGCGCTGCACAAGATGCTGCGCGTGGCGGTGAAGAAACCGCAGATCGTGGCGGAGGCGGAAACCGTCGATGCGATGTTGCAGCTTGTCGCCTCGGGCGTCGGCGCCTGCGTGCTGCCGTCGCGGATTCCGGACCGGGTGCTTGCGGAGCACGATCTGGTGAAAACGGCCATCGCAAGCCCCGTGCTCAGGCGGCGCATCGTGGCCATCACGCGAACGGACCGCCCGCCCTCGCCGCTGGTGCAGGAACTACTGGAGCTTGCGACGGCAGCGGCGCGTTAG
- the bioB gene encoding biotin synthase BioB has product MNVSSFSVVKGSVLPRHDWTRDEAQALYDLPFADLMFQAQSVHRANFDPNHVETASLLSIKTGGCPEDCGYCSQSAHYKTDVKATKLMDHDAVIATARRAKESGANRFCMAAAWRNPKDKDLDKVCDMVSEVKALGLETCATLGMLTREQADRLRDAGLDFYNHNVDTSPEFYGHIITTRTMQDRIETLAHARESGLKVCCGGIVGMGEQVEDRLGMLMLLANLAEHPESVPINLWNEVKGVPVNGTANAPDPIEMVRMIAVARIMMPKSVVRLSAGRQYMTDEMQALCFLAGANSIFIGDVLLTTKNPQTDKDAALLNRLGMTSRFDEVRTADQAPSSSRAI; this is encoded by the coding sequence ATGAACGTCTCGTCTTTTTCGGTTGTCAAAGGATCGGTGCTGCCGCGCCATGACTGGACGCGCGACGAGGCGCAGGCGCTGTACGATCTGCCGTTCGCCGACCTGATGTTTCAGGCGCAGAGCGTCCACCGCGCCAATTTCGACCCCAACCATGTCGAGACCGCAAGCCTGCTCAGCATCAAGACCGGCGGCTGCCCGGAGGATTGCGGCTACTGCTCGCAAAGCGCCCATTACAAAACCGACGTCAAGGCCACCAAGCTGATGGACCATGACGCCGTGATCGCCACCGCGCGCCGCGCCAAGGAATCGGGCGCGAACCGTTTCTGCATGGCGGCGGCATGGCGCAACCCGAAGGACAAGGATCTCGACAAGGTTTGCGATATGGTCAGCGAAGTGAAGGCGCTCGGCCTCGAGACCTGCGCGACGCTGGGCATGCTGACGCGCGAACAGGCCGACCGGCTGCGCGACGCCGGCCTCGATTTCTACAACCACAATGTCGATACCTCGCCGGAATTCTACGGTCACATCATCACCACGCGCACGATGCAGGACCGCATCGAGACGCTGGCGCATGCCCGCGAATCCGGCCTCAAGGTCTGCTGCGGCGGCATCGTCGGCATGGGTGAGCAGGTCGAGGACCGCCTCGGCATGCTGATGCTGCTCGCCAACCTCGCCGAGCATCCCGAGAGCGTGCCGATCAACCTGTGGAATGAAGTGAAGGGCGTGCCGGTCAACGGCACCGCCAACGCGCCGGACCCGATCGAGATGGTGCGGATGATCGCGGTCGCACGCATCATGATGCCGAAAAGCGTGGTGCGGCTCTCCGCCGGCCGCCAGTACATGACCGACGAGATGCAGGCTTTGTGTTTCCTCGCAGGCGCCAACTCGATCTTCATCGGCGACGTGCTTTTGACCACCAAGAACCCGCAGACCGACAAGGACGCCGCGTTGCTCAACCGGCTCGGCATGACATCGCGGTTCGACGAGGTTCGGACGGCCGATCAGGCTCCCTCATCCAGCCGCGCGATTTGA
- the hemA gene encoding 5-aminolevulinate synthase, translated as MDYNEFFDGALNQLHDERRYRVFADLERIAGRFPFATWHTPKGERSVVMWCSNDYLGMGQHPKVVGAMIETATRTGTGAGGTRNIAGNNHSLIQLEHELADLHGKEAALVFTSGYVSNQTGISTLAKLIPNCLILSDALNHNSMIEGIRQSGCERIVFRHNDMAHLEELLRTHRGRPTLIVCESLYSMDGDIAPLGKVCDLAEKYGAMTYVDEVHAVGMYGPRGAGISERDGVMHRIDILEGTLAKAFGCLGGYIAGKSNVVDAIRSHAPGFIFTTALPPAVCSAATAAIRHLKTSQWERTRQQDRAARVKAILIAAGIPVMSSDTHIVPVFVGDPELCKKASDLLLEQHGIYIQPINYPTVPKGTERLRITPSPYHEDALIDELAAAMVSVWERLGLRLNEKSLAAE; from the coding sequence ATGGATTACAATGAGTTCTTCGACGGCGCCCTGAATCAGCTTCACGACGAGCGCCGCTATCGCGTATTCGCCGATCTTGAGCGCATCGCCGGGCGTTTCCCGTTCGCGACCTGGCATACCCCCAAGGGCGAGCGCAGCGTCGTGATGTGGTGCTCGAACGATTATCTCGGCATGGGCCAGCACCCCAAGGTGGTCGGCGCCATGATCGAGACCGCGACCCGCACCGGGACCGGCGCGGGCGGCACCCGCAACATCGCGGGCAACAACCATTCCCTGATCCAGCTCGAGCACGAACTCGCCGACCTTCACGGCAAGGAAGCCGCGCTGGTGTTCACCTCCGGCTATGTGTCGAACCAGACCGGCATCTCGACGCTGGCCAAGCTCATCCCGAACTGCCTGATCCTGTCGGACGCGCTCAACCACAATTCGATGATCGAAGGCATCCGCCAGTCCGGCTGCGAGCGCATCGTGTTCCGCCACAACGACATGGCCCATCTCGAGGAGTTGCTTCGCACCCATCGCGGCCGGCCGACGCTGATCGTGTGCGAAAGCCTCTATTCGATGGACGGCGACATTGCCCCGCTCGGCAAGGTCTGCGACCTCGCCGAGAAATACGGCGCGATGACCTATGTCGATGAGGTCCATGCGGTCGGCATGTACGGCCCGCGCGGCGCCGGCATCTCCGAGCGCGACGGCGTCATGCACCGCATCGACATTCTCGAAGGCACGCTGGCGAAAGCGTTCGGCTGTCTCGGCGGCTACATCGCCGGAAAATCCAACGTCGTCGACGCCATCCGCTCGCACGCACCGGGCTTCATTTTCACCACGGCGCTGCCGCCGGCGGTCTGCTCGGCCGCGACCGCGGCGATCCGCCACCTCAAGACCTCGCAATGGGAACGCACCCGCCAGCAGGACCGCGCCGCCCGCGTCAAGGCGATCCTGATCGCCGCCGGGATTCCGGTGATGTCGAGCGACACGCATATTGTGCCGGTTTTCGTGGGCGATCCCGAGCTGTGCAAGAAGGCCAGCGACCTTCTGCTTGAGCAGCACGGCATCTACATCCAGCCGATCAACTATCCGACCGTGCCGAAAGGCACCGAACGGCTGCGCATCACGCCCTCGCCCTATCACGAGGACGCTCTGATCGATGAACTCGCCGCCGCGATGGTGTCGGTCTGGGAACGGCTGGGCCTGCGGCTGAACGAGAAGTCGCTCGCCGCCGAGTAA
- a CDS encoding response regulator transcription factor, whose translation MGEVHPFPGDAYVFIVDDDKSVSDALTLLLRLEGFATQGFSDGLTFLEAVRLKPPACVILDLQLPGYSGLDVLQDLAEMRFVPPVIVISGHSDVPTAVTAMKPGALDFMEKPFAANVMADRVREAVRAYRRSVDGPIAGLGDFCGRHLLTSREREVLGQVASGASNKEAGRRLGISPRTIEVHRARIMTKLGAKNAADLMRIVLSKERHPPRSMAT comes from the coding sequence ATGGGGGAAGTCCATCCGTTTCCTGGAGACGCGTACGTTTTCATAGTGGATGACGACAAATCGGTCAGCGATGCCCTGACCCTGTTGCTTCGGCTGGAAGGCTTTGCAACCCAGGGTTTCAGCGACGGGCTGACCTTTCTGGAGGCGGTCCGCTTGAAACCGCCGGCCTGCGTCATCCTCGACCTGCAATTACCGGGATATTCGGGTCTCGACGTATTGCAGGATCTTGCCGAGATGCGCTTTGTCCCGCCCGTGATCGTGATTTCCGGGCACTCGGATGTGCCGACCGCCGTGACCGCGATGAAACCCGGCGCGCTCGACTTCATGGAGAAGCCTTTCGCCGCGAATGTGATGGCTGATCGGGTGCGCGAGGCGGTGCGGGCCTATCGCCGGTCGGTTGACGGGCCGATCGCGGGGCTTGGCGATTTTTGCGGCCGCCATCTGCTGACGAGCCGGGAGCGCGAGGTGCTGGGGCAGGTCGCGAGCGGGGCGTCGAACAAGGAGGCGGGGCGGCGGCTCGGAATCAGCCCGCGCACCATCGAGGTCCATCGCGCCCGCATCATGACCAAGCTGGGAGCCAAGAACGCCGCCGACCTGATGCGCATCGTTCTGTCGAAAGAAAGACACCCGCCGCGCAGCATGGCGACGTGA